The proteins below are encoded in one region of Shewanella putrefaciens:
- a CDS encoding GGDEF domain-containing protein encodes MKDSNATVSQLALLQQKLHSAKLALDEVNEDRNAKLQTLLQFIGHLSLACKGQNLELDNKLAKLRHNLNTFERVDEALPELVDVERLLKGQYHHVMVQLEESRAGLAQVVRQIQRVNSAPERLKKEVNYFKQDLSKPFHTVWEYIPKVKQIIGFYETILQQQFNESEKLDVLPKHRQLAHELAQMISEIEFRKDQRDQVLVIKEVLASDIEIDSLLEAYQTILSLLLDNIAREKSASQEFLYALNDALAAVREVVTESYNHNQRSFQLKTQLNREINTRVDNAGEIIIDVEDVVDLKAQLTEQLNSIRSALARKEALEQREQALLRKSMETMRKELNELSTEANTYKERLFEQQKLNLLDSLTQLPNRAALEERMELEYRNYQRHKSPLWVAVADIDHFKTINDSFGHSTGDKTLQVIAMALKNSLRDTEFVARYGGEEFVLLLPDVGNGDIVQLLNRVREKVKNIPFKFKNQRITVTVSIGAAQVMGNELIHETFERADAALYKAKHESRDRVVIDV; translated from the coding sequence ATGAAGGATTCCAACGCGACAGTTTCACAACTTGCCTTGCTTCAACAAAAACTTCACTCGGCTAAACTTGCCCTAGATGAAGTCAATGAAGATAGAAATGCCAAGTTACAAACCTTACTCCAATTTATTGGCCATTTAAGCCTTGCCTGCAAAGGGCAAAATCTTGAGCTGGATAATAAACTCGCCAAACTCCGCCATAACTTAAATACCTTTGAGCGGGTCGATGAAGCGTTGCCAGAATTAGTCGATGTAGAACGCTTACTAAAGGGTCAGTATCACCATGTGATGGTTCAGCTCGAAGAAAGCCGAGCGGGCCTTGCGCAGGTGGTTCGTCAAATCCAAAGGGTAAACTCTGCCCCTGAAAGGCTCAAAAAAGAAGTTAACTATTTCAAACAGGACCTCTCCAAACCATTTCACACGGTTTGGGAATATATTCCTAAAGTAAAACAAATCATTGGCTTCTACGAAACCATCTTACAGCAGCAGTTTAACGAATCTGAAAAGCTCGATGTTCTCCCCAAACATAGGCAGCTAGCCCATGAGTTGGCGCAGATGATTTCGGAAATCGAATTTCGTAAAGATCAGCGTGATCAAGTCTTAGTCATTAAAGAAGTGCTGGCGTCGGACATCGAAATCGACAGTTTACTCGAAGCCTACCAAACGATTTTATCCTTACTGCTCGACAATATCGCCCGTGAAAAATCGGCATCACAGGAATTTTTATACGCCTTAAACGATGCCTTAGCCGCGGTGCGAGAAGTCGTCACTGAGTCCTATAACCACAATCAGCGGAGTTTCCAACTTAAGACCCAGCTTAATCGGGAAATCAACACCCGCGTCGATAACGCCGGTGAGATCATCATAGATGTGGAAGATGTCGTCGATCTCAAGGCGCAACTTACTGAGCAGCTTAATTCGATTCGTTCAGCTCTGGCCCGCAAAGAAGCCTTAGAGCAGAGAGAGCAAGCCTTACTGCGTAAGTCGATGGAAACTATGCGTAAAGAGCTCAATGAGCTGAGCACTGAGGCCAACACCTACAAAGAGCGTTTGTTCGAGCAGCAAAAACTCAATTTACTCGATAGCCTGACGCAGTTGCCTAACCGCGCCGCCTTAGAAGAACGCATGGAGCTCGAATATCGCAACTATCAACGCCATAAATCACCCCTGTGGGTGGCGGTAGCCGATATTGATCACTTTAAAACCATCAATGACAGTTTTGGCCACAGCACTGGCGATAAAACGCTGCAGGTTATCGCCATGGCACTCAAAAACTCACTCCGAGATACTGAGTTTGTTGCCCGTTATGGTGGTGAAGAATTTGTGCTGCTCCTACCCGATGTTGGCAATGGCGACATTGTTCAACTTTTAAACAGAGTGCGCGAGAAAGTAAAAAATATTCCATTTAAATTTAAAAATCAGAGAATTACAGTTACAGTATCTATAGGGGCTGCGCAAGTTATGGGGAATGAACTCATACATGAAACCTTCGAGCGCGCCGACGCAGCACTCTACAAAGCAAAACATGAAAGCAGAGACAGGGTTGTGATAGACGTATAA
- a CDS encoding DUF3192 domain-containing protein: protein MKSKTSVIIGSIFAAYVAFVAVVVLVYEPTPDEMDWEDRQVYNSQKMTDLSLGQDITEVKSLLGKADFSEAKEVQGAQLQVLFYRTHHQKSDGITTKEECTPLIFKNNKLMAWGGDTYKQYLDAGTDVASSTATETETSSKN from the coding sequence ATGAAATCAAAAACTTCGGTAATTATTGGCAGTATATTCGCCGCCTATGTGGCCTTTGTCGCTGTGGTTGTACTCGTCTATGAACCCACCCCAGATGAAATGGATTGGGAAGATAGGCAAGTCTATAACAGCCAAAAAATGACTGATTTAAGCCTAGGGCAGGACATTACTGAGGTGAAGTCGCTATTGGGGAAAGCGGATTTTTCAGAGGCAAAAGAGGTACAAGGTGCACAATTACAAGTGCTCTTTTATCGCACTCACCACCAAAAATCCGATGGCATCACCACTAAAGAAGAATGTACTCCTCTCATTTTTAAGAATAATAAGCTCATGGCCTGGGGTGGAGATACCTATAAACAGTATCTCGATGCCGGAACGGATGTTGCTAGTTCCACAGCCACAGAAACTGAGACTAGCAGCAAAAACTAA
- the ppnN gene encoding nucleotide 5'-monophosphate nucleosidase PpnN: protein MIVKISPKGSMDQLSQLEVDRLKKSAKSTLYQLYRNCSLAVLAAGLKTDNSKALFEQYHNFDINVLQRERGVKLELINPPEQAFVDGQIIIGIQEHLFAVLRDILYISDKYDTLKHINLTNASHITNVVFDILRNARAIAPMKEPNVVVCWGGHSINAVEYQYTREVGYQLGLRELDICTGCGPGAMEGPMKGAAIGHAKQRVKNARYIGLTEPSIIAAEPPNQIVNELVILPDIEKRLEAFVRLGHGIIIFPGGAGTTEELLYILGILLNKENQETPFPLVLTGPTESADYFSKIDEFIGATLGPDAQKKYQIIIDNPAEVARVMKQGMEQVKTYRRATGDAYQYQWALKIEPEFQLPFIPTHEVMANLDLHFQTNKADLAANLRKAFSGIVAGNVKSDTIKHIERFGPFLLKGDPRLMELMDNLLSAFVSQHRMKLPGSTYVPCYKIVK, encoded by the coding sequence ATGATAGTCAAAATCAGCCCAAAAGGTAGCATGGATCAGCTTTCACAACTCGAAGTTGATCGCCTCAAAAAAAGCGCTAAAAGCACCCTCTATCAACTATATCGTAACTGTTCATTAGCAGTGCTTGCTGCGGGTTTAAAAACCGATAACTCGAAAGCCCTATTCGAGCAATATCATAATTTCGATATCAACGTCCTACAGCGGGAACGCGGCGTAAAGCTAGAACTCATCAATCCTCCAGAACAAGCCTTCGTCGATGGCCAAATTATCATAGGTATTCAAGAACATCTGTTCGCTGTGCTCAGGGACATTCTCTATATCAGCGATAAATACGACACCCTAAAACATATCAATCTCACCAATGCGAGCCATATTACCAACGTAGTGTTTGATATTCTGCGTAATGCCAGGGCAATCGCGCCGATGAAGGAGCCTAACGTGGTTGTGTGCTGGGGCGGCCACAGTATCAACGCCGTCGAATATCAATACACCCGCGAGGTAGGTTACCAACTCGGACTGAGGGAACTGGATATCTGTACGGGTTGCGGCCCCGGCGCGATGGAAGGGCCGATGAAAGGTGCCGCCATCGGCCATGCGAAACAAAGAGTTAAAAACGCGCGTTATATAGGTTTGACTGAACCCAGCATTATCGCCGCCGAGCCGCCCAACCAAATCGTCAATGAGCTTGTTATCCTCCCCGATATCGAAAAACGTCTGGAAGCCTTCGTACGTCTAGGCCACGGCATTATTATTTTCCCCGGCGGCGCTGGCACGACTGAGGAATTACTCTATATCCTAGGGATTTTGCTTAATAAAGAAAATCAAGAAACCCCCTTCCCGCTCGTGCTTACAGGCCCCACGGAAAGTGCAGATTATTTTAGTAAAATAGATGAGTTTATTGGGGCAACTTTAGGGCCAGATGCCCAGAAAAAATACCAAATCATCATAGACAACCCCGCAGAAGTGGCAAGGGTGATGAAGCAAGGCATGGAGCAAGTCAAAACCTACCGCCGCGCCACGGGTGATGCCTATCAATACCAGTGGGCCCTGAAAATTGAGCCCGAATTCCAACTGCCTTTTATTCCAACCCACGAAGTCATGGCAAATTTGGATTTGCACTTCCAAACCAATAAAGCCGACCTCGCCGCCAACCTTCGTAAGGCATTTTCGGGTATAGTAGCGGGTAATGTAAAATCGGATACGATCAAACACATAGAGCGTTTTGGCCCCTTCCTATTAAAGGGTGATCCCCGTTTAATGGAGTTGATGGACAATTTACTGAGCGCATTTGTCAGCCAACACAGGATGAAACTGCCTGGAAGCACATATGTTCCCTGCTATAAGATAGTCAAATAG
- a CDS encoding M61 family metallopeptidase has protein sequence MKPNRLSILVLSALFSGNVFADVNYQIELSQPEQHLAQVSVTFPHVNASDLTVNLPVWRTGKYQVLPLSDGVRLFSAKDSQGQVLPWKRSASGEWQVLLSKPTSVTVSYQLYANELGQRVRHIDASHAYLDASGVFMYSPQFRTEPVSVQLKVPENWQSYSGMSSGNAAHSFVAPNYDVLIDSPIETGISTHKSFSANGKEYELIFWGEGNYDTEKVVKDLTALSGQAKAIWDDYPFDRYVYMVHATSGASGATEHLNSTVIQLPRFSFRERKDYLRFISTASHEFIHTWNVKAYRPAGLVPYDYQHENMTELLWIAEGSTSYFEDQLLLRAGVITPKEFLEDLAKRVEKSQLNPGREIQSVAEASLGEWSSTGGDYAINHSVNIYSEGFLTSLALDFSLLQDSELKHSYRDVHRRLYQDHRVPKGYSVDDVQHILKDLSGKDYAHWWQANVNSPMSLDFPALLSQAGLVISYGKDSKAEAFAGMKLSSTHGSLVLDQVLRNGPAWQAGIVAGDEMLAINGLKVTAAGFDKRIKDFKAGDSIDVTLFSNDKIKQVKMTLSEQQSGKLVLKGDAKATKQQKAFFKAWLGIDWPFDNKGELVTKS, from the coding sequence GTGAAACCCAACAGATTATCAATCTTGGTATTAAGTGCATTATTTTCGGGCAATGTGTTTGCCGATGTAAATTATCAAATTGAGTTGAGTCAGCCAGAGCAGCATTTGGCCCAGGTGAGTGTGACTTTCCCCCATGTGAACGCGAGTGATTTAACCGTTAATCTGCCCGTGTGGCGGACGGGTAAATACCAAGTCTTGCCCCTATCCGACGGCGTGCGTTTATTCAGTGCTAAAGATAGCCAAGGTCAAGTTCTCCCATGGAAGCGCAGCGCCAGTGGCGAATGGCAAGTTTTACTCAGTAAGCCAACGAGTGTCACCGTTAGTTATCAGTTGTATGCTAATGAACTCGGCCAAAGGGTGCGGCATATCGATGCGAGTCATGCCTATTTAGATGCGAGCGGCGTGTTTATGTACAGCCCTCAATTTCGTACTGAACCCGTATCCGTCCAATTAAAGGTGCCCGAAAACTGGCAAAGTTACTCTGGTATGTCCTCGGGCAATGCCGCACATTCTTTCGTGGCCCCCAACTATGATGTGCTCATCGACTCCCCCATAGAAACGGGCATCAGCACCCACAAATCATTCAGTGCTAACGGCAAAGAGTATGAGTTAATCTTTTGGGGTGAGGGTAACTATGACACAGAGAAAGTGGTTAAGGATTTAACCGCATTAAGTGGTCAGGCGAAGGCGATTTGGGATGATTATCCCTTTGATAGATACGTTTATATGGTGCATGCCACCAGCGGCGCCAGTGGTGCGACTGAGCACTTAAACTCCACAGTGATCCAATTACCGCGCTTTAGTTTCCGTGAACGCAAGGATTACCTGCGTTTTATTAGCACGGCTTCCCATGAGTTTATCCATACTTGGAACGTGAAAGCCTACCGTCCCGCTGGGCTGGTTCCCTACGATTATCAGCATGAAAACATGACGGAATTATTGTGGATAGCCGAAGGATCTACCAGCTATTTTGAAGATCAGTTGTTGCTACGTGCAGGGGTGATAACACCTAAAGAGTTCCTCGAAGATTTAGCTAAACGTGTTGAGAAAAGCCAGCTTAATCCTGGGCGTGAGATCCAGTCTGTTGCAGAGGCGAGTTTAGGTGAGTGGAGCAGCACAGGGGGCGATTATGCCATTAATCACAGTGTAAACATTTATTCAGAGGGTTTTTTAACCTCACTGGCACTGGATTTTTCACTGTTACAAGACTCTGAGCTTAAGCATTCATACCGCGACGTGCACCGCCGTTTATATCAAGACCACCGAGTGCCTAAGGGTTATAGTGTCGATGATGTGCAGCACATACTGAAGGATTTATCCGGCAAAGATTATGCGCATTGGTGGCAGGCGAATGTGAATAGCCCCATGAGCTTAGATTTCCCTGCGTTGTTGTCACAGGCTGGGTTAGTGATCTCCTATGGCAAAGATTCAAAAGCCGAGGCATTTGCGGGCATGAAGTTAAGCAGCACCCACGGATCTTTAGTGTTAGACCAAGTGCTGCGTAATGGTCCCGCGTGGCAGGCGGGGATTGTTGCTGGGGATGAAATGTTAGCTATTAATGGTCTCAAGGTGACGGCTGCGGGTTTTGATAAGCGCATCAAAGACTTTAAGGCGGGCGATAGCATAGACGTGACATTATTTAGCAACGATAAAATCAAGCAAGTGAAGATGACGCTCAGCGAGCAGCAAAGCGGTAAGCTAGTGCTCAAGGGTGATGCTAAAGCGACTAAGCAGCAAAAAGCTTTCTTTAAGGCTTGGTTAGGTATTGATTGGCCGTTCGACAATAAAGGTGAGTTAGTGACTAAAAGCTAA
- the xni gene encoding flap endonuclease Xni — protein MNKFLIIDGLNLVRRIYAAIPDENDMDSLKERVSSACSKLLRVHQPTHVAIVWDGDEISWRKQLYPDYKKGRKPMPEPLAEGLNALQNHLTSMGIGSIYAAAEADDVIATLAMKTAKAQGEAIIVSTDKGFSQLNHVRISQWDHFNQQYLDIAALEQKLGVERSQFLDLMALAGDSGNKIPGIPGIGPKSAAELLKTFRTLSTLFSSLPNLGAKQAKKLAEGKEMARLSYKLAQLQTDLPLNINLKDFRVSGAHPASDREQ, from the coding sequence ATGAATAAGTTCTTAATCATCGATGGTCTCAATTTGGTTCGCCGTATTTATGCGGCGATCCCCGATGAGAACGATATGGATAGCCTTAAGGAGCGTGTCAGTTCGGCATGTTCGAAACTGCTGCGCGTGCACCAACCAACCCATGTCGCCATTGTTTGGGATGGCGATGAGATTTCCTGGCGAAAACAGCTTTACCCCGATTACAAAAAAGGCCGAAAACCTATGCCAGAACCACTGGCAGAGGGCCTAAATGCGCTGCAAAACCATTTAACATCAATGGGCATAGGCTCCATTTATGCCGCCGCCGAGGCCGATGATGTTATCGCCACCCTCGCGATGAAAACCGCCAAGGCGCAGGGAGAAGCGATTATCGTTTCAACCGATAAGGGTTTTAGTCAGCTAAATCATGTCCGCATAAGCCAGTGGGACCATTTTAACCAGCAATACCTCGATATCGCCGCACTAGAGCAAAAGCTTGGGGTCGAACGGAGCCAGTTTCTCGATTTAATGGCGCTCGCCGGTGATAGCGGCAATAAAATTCCCGGCATACCAGGAATTGGCCCAAAATCGGCGGCAGAGCTATTAAAAACCTTTAGAACCCTAAGCACACTCTTTTCATCTTTGCCTAACTTGGGCGCTAAACAGGCGAAGAAACTGGCTGAAGGCAAAGAAATGGCACGCCTCAGTTACAAACTGGCGCAATTGCAAACGGACTTACCCCTCAATATCAATTTAAAAGACTTCCGAGTAAGCGGCGCACATCCTGCCTCCGACAGAGAACAATAA
- a CDS encoding tetratricopeptide repeat protein, with product MHKLIVILVTLLLSVSFSTLGRDLESEEIELRETPQKMYDSLNKSISFPIAFKNREQFERAAKEQGYKPDEFEHILQLLARLNMEPNVKSKVGFQDAKTLIELLTSIAQSPYEQAMVSMLQGRYLGRTEQKYQEAITFYNEALTRINDSFDIEAMLLKHTIHEHLGGLHLVIRQDVPALMHFHTYRDIAYKLRNDYLIAAAESKLGHYYNKNQQLTKSLQHYSEAVRLSNRSNYPSMKTHLQLQLAKVYRDLKQWDEALKNAHEAAAGFKKLGNDTYLSSCMTVIAMVYGEQGDWNKAIDYYLNAQQLDVKRGNYIAQGLNFHNLGQAYSNINDNVSALKYLLMANQIFKEKQSHHYLVYNELLIGEIAQAKEDWPLMMAHADNALALASELELADEQKSALTQIALAAEKLGDLSKTIATQKRIIELTQQTQTPEKDAAVSASALAEQQLKLELSMLQGKLDDKILASKTTNKLLALGGFIAAILMIVIIILFNHRRKMHAQNAALLQLSQEEPFTHHLGYAALLAHLGEGRANPLPTMALGLIEFQGYLNSDIKHGQYFANAVMTQLADLISATFVMPVYVIRQGVLAVRFTENIEPQQVITRMRQQLDERQLTQTFNLGFIHLPLLAKSEMKMDPKLQFETVQMALACARSLPITRDHFVTLRALDFVPSSLFANPLFLHLEKGIERGLIRVETNANKEEIHWPCWENNQDRHLLENI from the coding sequence ATGCATAAACTCATCGTTATTCTCGTGACCTTGTTGCTGTCAGTCTCCTTTAGCACCCTAGGGCGCGATCTCGAATCGGAAGAGATTGAACTGCGTGAAACTCCGCAGAAAATGTACGACAGCTTAAATAAATCGATTTCTTTTCCTATCGCCTTTAAAAATCGGGAGCAGTTCGAACGCGCCGCTAAGGAACAAGGCTATAAACCCGATGAGTTCGAACATATTTTGCAACTGCTCGCAAGGCTCAATATGGAGCCAAATGTTAAATCTAAGGTTGGATTCCAAGATGCTAAGACGCTAATCGAACTCCTCACTAGCATTGCCCAATCTCCCTATGAACAAGCTATGGTATCTATGCTGCAAGGCCGCTACCTTGGGCGAACAGAGCAAAAATATCAAGAAGCGATAACCTTCTATAATGAGGCGTTAACTCGCATTAACGACAGCTTCGATATCGAAGCCATGCTGCTCAAACATACGATTCACGAACATTTAGGTGGCTTGCATTTAGTGATCCGCCAGGACGTGCCAGCATTAATGCACTTTCATACCTACAGGGATATTGCCTACAAGCTCAGAAATGATTATTTAATTGCGGCAGCTGAATCAAAACTTGGCCACTATTACAATAAAAATCAACAACTCACTAAGTCGCTACAACATTACAGCGAAGCTGTTCGACTTTCTAATCGCTCTAACTATCCCTCAATGAAAACCCATCTTCAGCTACAACTGGCTAAGGTGTATCGAGATTTAAAACAATGGGATGAAGCACTAAAGAATGCCCATGAGGCTGCGGCTGGCTTTAAAAAACTCGGCAATGACACTTATCTATCCAGCTGTATGACAGTGATCGCTATGGTATACGGCGAGCAAGGGGACTGGAATAAAGCGATAGATTACTACCTTAACGCCCAGCAATTAGATGTTAAGCGTGGCAACTATATTGCCCAAGGCCTCAACTTTCATAACCTTGGCCAAGCCTATTCAAACATCAATGACAATGTTAGTGCCCTAAAATATTTATTGATGGCAAACCAAATATTTAAAGAAAAACAAAGCCATCACTACCTTGTTTACAATGAACTCTTAATTGGGGAGATAGCCCAAGCCAAGGAAGACTGGCCGCTGATGATGGCCCATGCCGACAACGCCCTAGCACTCGCTAGCGAGTTAGAACTTGCGGATGAGCAAAAATCCGCGTTGACACAAATTGCCCTCGCCGCCGAAAAATTAGGGGACCTGAGTAAAACGATTGCGACCCAAAAACGCATTATCGAACTGACTCAACAGACACAAACACCCGAAAAAGACGCTGCAGTATCGGCCTCAGCCCTCGCGGAGCAGCAACTCAAGCTCGAACTCAGCATGCTGCAGGGTAAGCTTGATGATAAGATTCTAGCCTCAAAAACCACCAATAAACTCTTAGCCCTCGGTGGATTCATTGCCGCTATCTTGATGATAGTCATCATTATACTCTTCAATCATCGCCGAAAAATGCACGCCCAAAACGCGGCGCTACTGCAACTGAGTCAAGAGGAGCCGTTTACCCATCATTTAGGCTATGCCGCACTACTCGCTCACTTAGGCGAAGGACGTGCAAACCCGCTTCCCACCATGGCCCTTGGCTTAATTGAATTCCAAGGCTATCTAAATTCAGATATCAAGCATGGCCAATACTTTGCGAATGCGGTAATGACGCAGCTCGCTGACCTTATCTCAGCAACCTTCGTCATGCCCGTTTATGTGATTAGGCAAGGCGTGTTGGCGGTACGATTTACCGAGAATATCGAGCCGCAGCAGGTTATCACACGTATGCGGCAACAATTAGATGAGCGGCAACTCACGCAAACCTTTAATCTGGGATTTATCCACTTGCCCCTGCTCGCCAAATCAGAAATGAAAATGGACCCCAAATTGCAATTTGAAACCGTGCAAATGGCACTCGCCTGCGCCCGCAGTTTACCTATAACTAGGGATCATTTTGTCACCCTTAGAGCATTGGATTTTGTGCCCTCTAGCCTCTTCGCTAACCCACTATTCCTACACCTTGAAAAGGGTATAGAACGCGGGCTAATCCGAGTCGAGACCAACGCCAACAAAGAAGAAATCCACTGGCCTTGCTGGGAAAATAATCAAGATAGGCATTTATTGGAAAATATTTGA
- a CDS encoding prolyl oligopeptidase family serine peptidase — protein MKLLPITSLVLLSLGILPVVQAETSTKPLTLTDIMHFESLEKPVIADNGQVIAVEAAPDRGDSHGIVKNLLTGQHFTLAGGSEPLISHSGRFVAMVVKPSLLTLEISDAKAKKKLKSDMVLLDTQTGSQTRFERVKEFVFSDDGKQLAIGFEADEEPKKDVDGAKAVDVSTENPAKAEKPKVDKFDQGRRFTLLSLEDQTKRIDVEHVTAYVFDKDSRRLALAVNNSAEQQHQLQLVDLKTFEQSTAFESTTQQIGALALAKNGRWLVFTQGQASELPYGRSYQLSLVDLPSGKIRKIPESPEWKLNRYTSLNFSLDSERLFFGRVPQVSQQLSLAKITEEKDLFDANIVTGQRRLKVWHGDDPRIKPNEIKQYEDEQKRTYLAVLHLGSNNVVQLGDKTVPDVVMSQHRRFMLASSDLPYRKMATWAGFFQDYYLVDLNTGRKVPFLTQQPSDELPSLSGNGKYVAYYQQGNVYLYDVALGRRTNLTQSLSVSFADEDHDYPSNAPGYGFGPWLKDDAGFLVYDKYDVWQFNTESKDGFALTAGQGRAQKIQYRLEGLVDNPDVPTELAYNATVLLHGYSDKTKADGFYQSTLGEAGVKTLMQGEYKLTVLGRSKDADAIVFSKERFDLFPDLYTASYNAPQNAVKQTDLDKQRQAFNWSKSELVHWTNGDGKPLDGMLIKPVNYQAGKRYPVLVYYYRFMTDRLHAFPQMNINHRPNFAWYVNNGYAVFLPDIRFDIGYPGASSVQALTSGVQKLIEMGIADPAAIGLQGHSWSGYQTAFAITQTKIFKAAVAGAPVSNMTSAYSGIRHGTGIARQFQYETGQSRIGASLFAAPQKYIENSPVFYADRIQTPLMIMFGDKDDAVPWEQGVEMYLAMRRAGKEVVFLQYEDEPHHLKKYPNKLDYSIRMMEYFDHYLKGKPAPAWLSQGEAYVEYKTDDE, from the coding sequence TTGAAGTTATTACCTATCACATCTTTGGTACTGTTATCCCTCGGTATATTGCCAGTCGTGCAGGCAGAAACCAGCACTAAGCCGCTTACCTTAACAGACATTATGCATTTTGAATCCCTCGAAAAGCCGGTTATCGCTGACAATGGTCAGGTGATTGCGGTCGAGGCTGCCCCCGACCGTGGTGATAGCCATGGCATAGTGAAAAATCTGCTCACTGGACAACATTTTACGCTTGCAGGTGGTTCAGAACCGCTTATTAGCCATTCAGGGCGTTTTGTGGCTATGGTGGTTAAGCCTAGCTTATTAACGCTTGAAATCAGCGATGCTAAAGCGAAGAAAAAACTCAAGTCTGACATGGTGTTACTCGACACCCAAACGGGTTCACAAACCCGTTTCGAACGGGTAAAAGAATTTGTATTCAGTGACGATGGCAAACAGCTAGCGATTGGGTTTGAGGCCGATGAGGAGCCCAAAAAAGATGTCGATGGGGCTAAAGCGGTCGATGTTAGCACCGAAAATCCAGCTAAAGCCGAAAAGCCAAAGGTGGATAAGTTTGACCAAGGCCGCCGCTTTACCTTGCTTAGTTTAGAAGATCAAACCAAGCGCATCGATGTTGAGCATGTCACGGCTTATGTTTTCGATAAAGATAGCCGTAGACTCGCGCTCGCCGTCAATAATAGTGCTGAGCAACAACACCAATTGCAGCTAGTTGACTTAAAGACCTTTGAGCAATCCACGGCCTTTGAATCGACGACCCAACAAATTGGCGCCTTAGCGCTGGCAAAAAATGGCCGTTGGTTGGTGTTTACTCAAGGTCAGGCAAGTGAGTTGCCCTATGGCCGCAGTTATCAGTTATCGCTGGTCGATTTGCCATCGGGCAAAATCCGTAAAATCCCTGAGTCGCCGGAGTGGAAACTCAATCGTTACACGAGTTTAAACTTTTCCTTGGACAGTGAACGGCTGTTCTTCGGCCGCGTGCCGCAGGTGAGTCAACAGCTGAGTTTGGCGAAAATTACCGAAGAAAAAGATCTGTTCGATGCCAATATCGTCACTGGTCAGCGCAGGCTTAAGGTGTGGCATGGTGATGATCCGCGGATTAAACCCAATGAAATCAAACAATACGAGGATGAGCAAAAACGCACGTACCTTGCAGTATTGCATTTAGGCTCAAATAATGTGGTGCAACTCGGGGATAAAACTGTACCCGATGTGGTGATGTCGCAGCATAGGCGTTTTATGCTGGCAAGTTCCGATTTGCCCTATCGTAAAATGGCAACCTGGGCGGGTTTTTTCCAAGACTATTACCTTGTCGATCTGAATACCGGTCGTAAGGTGCCATTTTTGACACAACAGCCCAGTGATGAGCTGCCGAGTCTGTCGGGAAATGGTAAATATGTGGCTTATTATCAACAAGGTAACGTCTATCTTTATGATGTCGCACTGGGGCGGCGTACTAATCTGACTCAATCCTTAAGTGTCAGTTTTGCCGATGAAGATCATGATTATCCCTCTAATGCGCCTGGCTATGGTTTTGGCCCTTGGCTGAAGGATGATGCGGGTTTCTTAGTTTACGATAAATATGATGTCTGGCAGTTTAATACTGAGTCTAAGGACGGATTTGCGCTAACCGCGGGTCAAGGGCGCGCGCAAAAAATCCAATATCGCCTCGAAGGTTTAGTGGATAATCCCGATGTACCGACCGAACTTGCCTATAACGCCACTGTATTACTCCACGGTTATAGTGATAAAACCAAGGCCGATGGTTTTTACCAATCGACCTTAGGTGAAGCGGGCGTGAAGACGCTGATGCAAGGCGAGTATAAGCTGACCGTGCTTGGGCGCAGTAAAGACGCCGACGCTATCGTGTTTTCTAAGGAGCGGTTCGATCTATTCCCCGATTTATATACGGCCAGCTATAACGCACCGCAGAATGCGGTTAAACAAACCGACTTAGATAAACAGCGCCAAGCCTTTAACTGGAGCAAATCCGAATTAGTTCACTGGACGAATGGCGATGGTAAGCCGTTAGATGGCATGCTGATTAAACCTGTCAATTATCAAGCGGGTAAGCGTTATCCTGTGCTGGTTTACTACTATCGCTTTATGACGGATAGACTGCATGCTTTCCCGCAGATGAACATTAACCACAGACCTAATTTTGCCTGGTATGTGAATAACGGTTACGCGGTGTTCTTACCGGATATTCGGTTCGATATTGGCTATCCGGGGGCGAGCTCAGTTCAAGCGCTCACATCTGGCGTACAAAAGCTGATTGAGATGGGCATTGCCGATCCCGCTGCCATTGGTCTGCAAGGGCACTCTTGGAGTGGCTATCAAACGGCGTTTGCCATCACTCAAACTAAAATTTTTAAGGCGGCGGTAGCAGGTGCTCCTGTATCGAATATGACCAGCGCCTACAGTGGTATTCGCCATGGCACCGGGATTGCGCGTCAGTTCCAGTATGAGACTGGGCAGAGTCGCATTGGTGCAAGTTTGTTTGCCGCACCACAAAAATACATTGAAAACTCACCGGTATTTTATGCCGATCGCATTCAAACGCCGTTGATGATCATGTTTGGTGATAAGGACGATGCCGTGCCTTGGGAGCAGGGCGTCGAAATGTATTTGGCCATGCGCCGTGCGGGTAAAGAGGTGGTGTTTTTGCAATATGAAGATGAACCACATCACTTGAAAAAGTACCCCAACAAACTCGATTACAGCATTCGCATGATGGAATATTTTGACCATTATCTAAAGGGCAAACCCGCGCCCGCTTGGTTAAGCCAAGGCGAAGCCTATGTCGAATATAAAACCGATGATGAGTAA